From one Dama dama isolate Ldn47 chromosome 32, ASM3311817v1, whole genome shotgun sequence genomic stretch:
- the TRIML2 gene encoding probable E3 ubiquitin-protein ligase TRIML2, which translates to MAVCDQSLPPQEHGSPVVVNEVPEAAENYRKLFQEMLDTLKEKLEAAKIILADEQERMVMMQKEEQNFKEMIESEYSIRIRLMTEEIRMNLRSLQGRVNLDLRQTSQNQLMEFSSKLKEKFQETLQRLNLLGRENMKKLKESEVRLSEQICSLQQITVELEEKCRQPSSVLLQNAKYALERSESLLHQFLQPAQITDLSVCQITGMSKMLKVLQRPITFDPKTAHPYLVLSEDLRSVRLGNVQRGVPGHPERFDFSATVLGVQSFTSGRHYWEVDVGKAAQWQLGVYRSSAVRNSSGNKVLLTGSLMGTDHTFWAFPPFKRVSFRERVHRVGVFLDYEYEQISFYDAAKGSLIYNFSYLAFQGALRPIFSLSISSGGVNSDSPTICLPHVSPCNDTIGPQSSSRCEI; encoded by the exons ATGGCGGTTTGTGACCAGAGCCTCCCGCCCCAGGAGCATGGGAGTCCCGTGGTGGTGAATGAAGTGCCAGAGGCGGCCGAGAATTACAGG AAGTTATTCCAGGAGATGTTGGACACATTGAAGGAGAAACTTGAGGCAGCTAAAATCATACTGGCTGATGAACAAGAAAGAATGGTGATGATGCAG AAAGAGGagcagaattttaaagaaatgattgaGTCTGAGTATAGCATAAGGATCCGGTTGATGACTGAAGAAATTAGGATGAACTTGCGAAGCCTGCAAGGCAGAGTCAACCTGGATTTGAGACAAACCAGTCAGAACCAACTGATGGAATTTTCCTCAAAGCTAAAGGAGAAGTTCCAGGAAACACTACAG AGACTGAACCTTCTGGGGAGAGAGAACATGAAGAAACTAAAGGAGAGTGAAGTCAGGCTTTCTGAACAGATCTGCAGCCTCCAGCAGATCACTGTGGAGCTCGAGGAGAAGTGTAGGCAGCCCTCCTCAGTGTTGCTCCAG AATGCAAAATATGCTTTGGAAAG GAGTGAGTCACTACTGCATCAGTTTCTTCAGCCCGCCCAAATCACAGACCTGAGTGTGTGCCAAATAACAGGAATGAGCAAAATGCTCAAAGTGCTGCAAA GACCTATAACTTTCGACCCTAAAACAGCTCATCCCTATCTGGTCTTGTCCGAGGATCTAAGGAGTGTGAGACTTGGAAACGTGCAGCGTGGTGTACCCGGTCACCCTGAGAGATTTGATTTCAGCGCCACCGTGTTGGGTGTGCAGAGCTTCACCTCAGGGCGGCACTACTGGGAGGTGGACGTGGGCAAGGCGGCGCAGTGGCAGCTGGGCGTGTATAGGAGCTCCGCCGTCAGAAACAGTTCCGGAAATAAGGTCTTACTCACAGGATCTCTCATGGGAACTGATCACACCTTCTGGGCTTTTCCCCCTTTCAAAAGGGTCTCCTTCAGAGAGCGAGTGCACAGAGTTGGAGTTTTCCTGGACTATGAGTATGAGCAGATATCGTTCTATGATGCCGCAAAGGGCTCCCTCATCTATAATTTCTCTTATCTCGCCTTCCAGGGAGCTCTCAGGCCTATATTTTCTCTCAGTATCTCCAGTGGAGGCGTGAATTCAGACTCTCCGACTATCTGCCTCCCTCACGTTTCTCCTTGTAATGATACTATTGGCCCTCAGTCCTcttcaaggtgtgaaatctaA